Proteins from a single region of Flavobacterium sp. YJ01:
- a CDS encoding aldose 1-epimerase family protein: protein MTTTISNSTLTASINHLGAELFSIKDNQNKEYIWEGNPDFWGKHSPVLFPIVGTLKNNTYKIDGKEYNLPRHGFAREMEFELIEKSENKAIFSLKSSEETLKKYPFNFELQLIYSLNENSLELEYKVINKGTEKMPFSIGAHPAIALPNNFEDYAFEFEKEENLKYYLLENDLISSKTKILETVNKIVPLNYELFKNDALIFKTLESKSLTILENSKPYVKVDFKDFPSLGLWTKENAPFVCIEPWLGYSDTDENSGNLFEKEGVLTLEENKSFAAKFSITIS, encoded by the coding sequence TTGACTACAACAATCTCAAATTCAACATTAACGGCTTCCATAAATCATCTTGGAGCTGAATTATTTTCTATAAAAGACAATCAAAACAAAGAATATATATGGGAAGGAAACCCTGATTTCTGGGGAAAGCATTCGCCAGTTCTTTTTCCTATCGTAGGAACTTTAAAAAACAACACTTATAAAATCGACGGTAAAGAATATAATTTACCTCGTCATGGATTTGCGCGTGAAATGGAATTTGAATTGATTGAAAAAAGTGAAAATAAAGCGATATTTTCTCTAAAATCTTCTGAAGAAACGCTGAAGAAATATCCTTTTAATTTTGAACTACAGTTGATCTATTCATTAAATGAAAATTCTTTAGAACTAGAATATAAAGTCATAAATAAAGGAACTGAAAAAATGCCTTTTTCAATTGGAGCACATCCTGCTATTGCATTACCAAATAATTTTGAGGATTATGCTTTCGAATTTGAAAAAGAAGAAAATCTGAAATATTATCTTCTTGAAAATGATTTGATTTCATCAAAAACTAAAATTTTAGAAACAGTAAACAAGATTGTTCCTTTAAATTATGAGCTTTTTAAAAATGATGCTTTAATTTTTAAAACATTAGAATCTAAATCTTTAACTATTCTTGAAAATTCAAAACCTTATGTCAAAGTAGATTTTAAAGACTTTCCAAGTTTAGGTTTATGGACTAAAGAAAACGCTCCGTTTGTTTGTATTGAGCCTTGGCTTGGTTATTCTGACACTGATGAAAATTCTGGGAATTTATTCGAAAAAGAAGGTGTTTTAACTTTAGAAGAAAACAAAAGTTTTGCTGCAAAATTCAGTATTACAATATCATAA
- a CDS encoding GNAT family N-acetyltransferase: protein MLEFNFSPFPIIETERLRLDRITDKDVNEVFELRSNPEVMKYIPRPLVKNNDEALEHIKMISDKIETNEGINWGIRLKNDSKLIGFIGFYRLQPENYRAEIGYMILPEFHGKGFVPEAVQRLIKYAFEDLKLHSIEAVIAPENYASEKVLQKCGFTKEAHFKESEFYDGKFLDKVIYSLLEK, encoded by the coding sequence ATGTTAGAATTTAATTTTTCTCCTTTTCCAATTATCGAAACAGAGCGTTTGCGTTTGGATAGAATTACAGATAAAGATGTTAATGAAGTTTTTGAATTACGTTCAAATCCTGAAGTAATGAAATATATTCCGAGACCATTGGTAAAAAACAATGATGAGGCTTTGGAACACATCAAAATGATTTCTGATAAAATCGAAACAAACGAAGGAATTAATTGGGGAATCAGACTTAAAAATGATTCTAAATTAATTGGATTTATTGGATTTTATAGACTTCAACCTGAGAATTATAGAGCTGAAATTGGATATATGATTTTACCAGAATTTCACGGAAAAGGTTTTGTGCCAGAAGCTGTTCAAAGACTTATAAAATATGCGTTTGAAGATTTAAAGCTGCATTCTATTGAAGCTGTAATTGCTCCAGAAAACTATGCTTCGGAAAAAGTGCTTCAAAAATGCGGATTTACAAAAGAAGCGCATTTTAAAGAGTCTGAATTTTATGACGGAAAATTTTTAGACAAGGTAATCTATTCATTACTAGAAAAATAG
- a CDS encoding DUF3575 domain-containing protein, protein MKKIPALIVLLFCIQLQSQTFVKFNGATALLLVPNVGIETSIGEKTTFSADVMASFWESFNGNHPMKFITVTPEIRYHFKEKYNGFYAGAHIGADKYELQKWNYWDSNRYEDGFGYRIGATVGYNIKLNDKFLLDVFVGGGWHQGFYHGYYNDGTPGRYEKAPNYNKSGEWLPYRGGVMISYKL, encoded by the coding sequence ATGAAAAAAATACCAGCCCTTATTGTTCTTTTATTTTGTATACAATTACAAAGTCAGACTTTTGTAAAATTTAATGGAGCGACTGCCCTATTATTAGTTCCGAATGTTGGAATAGAAACCAGTATTGGAGAAAAGACCACTTTTAGTGCCGATGTAATGGCTTCATTTTGGGAATCATTTAACGGGAATCATCCAATGAAATTTATTACGGTAACTCCAGAGATTCGTTACCATTTCAAAGAAAAATACAATGGCTTTTATGCTGGAGCTCATATAGGCGCAGATAAATACGAATTGCAAAAATGGAATTATTGGGACAGTAATCGCTATGAAGATGGTTTCGGTTATAGAATTGGCGCAACTGTCGGCTACAACATTAAATTAAATGACAAATTTTTGCTAGATGTTTTTGTTGGAGGCGGTTGGCATCAAGGTTTTTACCATGGCTATTACAACGATGGAACTCCAGGTAGATATGAAAAAGCCCCCAATTATAATAAAAGTGGTGAATGGCTTCCGTACCGCGGAGGAGTTATGATTTCTTATAAATTATAA
- a CDS encoding VF530 family protein, whose translation MENKSKDPLHGITLQKIVETLVDFYGFDTLGELIPIKCFISNPSIKSSLTFLRKTDWARKKVEELYVKTLPKLS comes from the coding sequence ATGGAAAATAAATCAAAAGATCCTTTACACGGAATTACACTTCAAAAAATTGTCGAAACTTTAGTCGATTTTTATGGTTTTGATACTTTAGGAGAATTGATTCCTATTAAATGTTTTATTTCTAATCCAAGTATAAAATCGAGTTTGACATTCTTAAGAAAAACAGATTGGGCGCGTAAAAAAGTAGAAGAGCTTTATGTAAAAACGCTTCCTAAGTTAAGCTGA
- the smpB gene encoding SsrA-binding protein SmpB → MLKSVNILNKRARFDYEIIDTYTAGIVLAGTEIKSIRLGKANITESFCEFSGMELFAINTYIEEYSFGNQFNHKSRSERKLLLNKKELKTLHKSVQAKGLTIIPLKLFTNEKGLAKLQIGLCKGKKNYDKRESLKEQDTKRDLDRIKKAYN, encoded by the coding sequence ATGTTAAAATCAGTCAATATATTAAATAAGAGAGCACGATTTGATTATGAAATAATCGATACCTATACTGCTGGAATCGTTTTGGCAGGTACCGAAATCAAATCTATACGTCTAGGAAAAGCAAATATTACAGAAAGTTTCTGCGAGTTTAGCGGTATGGAACTTTTTGCTATCAATACTTACATCGAAGAATATTCTTTTGGAAATCAATTCAATCACAAATCAAGAAGTGAGCGAAAATTACTTTTAAACAAAAAAGAATTAAAAACACTTCATAAAAGCGTTCAGGCAAAAGGATTAACTATTATTCCGTTAAAGCTATTTACAAACGAGAAAGGTTTAGCCAAACTGCAAATTGGACTTTGTAAAGGGAAGAAAAACTACGATAAACGCGAATCTTTAAAAGAACAAGATACAAAACGTGATTTAGACCGTATAAAAAAAGCTTACAATTAG
- a CDS encoding helix-turn-helix domain-containing protein produces the protein MKSLLKNAREEKGLKTRELAQLAGIDQALISKFESGTRKPTKDQIVKLSQLLEIDYETLMIAWLKEKILYEIGDEEFALKALLLVEQEIQKNKKELNSELLSSYQIILDEIEILKNKIQSFNHFELRQISKTLELQFIFSSINSNGNLLTQNEIKSVINDGLTISGKSMQNHLEAINFHEILVYIKDLIQKKTFLNEKDFLFIHNLMFRGIESENLGKYKSDSLILREMNLLFNWYELHKNNINPIILASEAYLKILEINPFENGNHQMANLLLNWILLQHNYVYATIEANQNSKEEYLSVFEKSQVKNDKSIFINYILKIEKENLNLAIQLITK, from the coding sequence ATGAAATCGCTTCTAAAAAATGCTAGAGAAGAAAAAGGTTTAAAAACCCGCGAATTGGCACAACTTGCAGGAATTGATCAGGCTTTGATTAGCAAATTTGAATCTGGAACACGAAAACCAACCAAAGATCAAATCGTTAAGCTGTCTCAACTTTTAGAAATTGATTACGAGACTTTAATGATAGCCTGGCTTAAAGAAAAAATTCTTTATGAAATTGGAGATGAAGAATTTGCTTTAAAAGCCTTGCTTTTAGTCGAACAAGAAATTCAGAAAAATAAAAAAGAGTTGAATTCTGAATTACTTTCTTCTTATCAAATCATTTTAGATGAAATTGAAATATTAAAAAATAAAATTCAATCTTTTAACCATTTTGAATTACGTCAAATTTCAAAAACTTTAGAGCTACAATTTATTTTCAGCAGTATTAACTCAAACGGAAATTTATTAACACAAAATGAAATAAAATCTGTAATAAATGACGGATTGACTATTTCTGGAAAAAGTATGCAAAATCATCTTGAGGCAATAAACTTTCATGAAATACTAGTTTACATTAAAGATTTAATTCAAAAGAAAACTTTCTTAAACGAAAAAGACTTTCTGTTTATTCATAATTTAATGTTTAGAGGGATTGAATCTGAGAATTTAGGAAAATACAAAAGTGATTCATTGATTTTGCGTGAAATGAATTTACTTTTCAATTGGTACGAACTGCACAAAAATAATATTAACCCCATAATTCTTGCCTCTGAAGCTTATTTAAAAATACTTGAGATTAATCCGTTTGAAAATGGAAATCATCAAATGGCAAATTTGCTGTTAAATTGGATTTTACTTCAACATAATTATGTTTATGCCACAATTGAAGCTAATCAAAACAGCAAAGAAGAATATTTATCTGTTTTTGAAAAAAGTCAAGTCAAGAATGACAAATCGATTTTTATAAATTATATCTTAAAAATTGAAAAAGAAAATCTAAATCTAGCTATTCAATTAATTACAAAATAA
- a CDS encoding protein-L-isoaspartate(D-aspartate) O-methyltransferase, producing the protein MKDTAKHQGLRNQLVTTLEQKGITDKAVLEAIKKIPRHLFLNSSFEDFAYQDKAFPIGAGQTISQPYTVAFQSQLLEVQKDHKILEIGTGSGYQTAVLFHLGAKVYTVERQKELFKQTSILFPKLNIRPKHVSFGDGYKGLPNFAPFDSIIVTAGAPFIPQPLMAQLKIGGRLVIPLGEDVQIMTLLIRKNETQFEKHEFGEFRFVPLLEDKN; encoded by the coding sequence TTGAAAGATACTGCCAAACATCAAGGACTTCGCAATCAATTAGTAACCACTTTAGAGCAAAAAGGAATTACTGATAAAGCAGTTCTAGAAGCAATAAAAAAAATCCCGAGACATCTTTTTTTGAATTCAAGTTTTGAAGATTTTGCCTATCAGGATAAAGCTTTTCCTATAGGTGCGGGGCAGACTATTTCTCAACCTTACACTGTTGCTTTTCAATCGCAGCTTTTAGAAGTGCAAAAAGACCATAAAATTTTGGAGATTGGAACGGGTTCTGGATATCAAACCGCAGTTTTGTTTCATCTTGGTGCAAAAGTTTATACTGTAGAAAGACAAAAGGAATTGTTTAAACAGACTTCTATCTTATTTCCAAAATTAAATATTCGTCCAAAACATGTATCTTTTGGCGATGGTTACAAAGGACTTCCGAATTTTGCACCTTTTGACAGCATAATAGTTACAGCGGGCGCACCGTTTATTCCGCAACCCTTAATGGCACAATTGAAAATTGGAGGAAGATTGGTAATTCCGCTTGGAGAAGACGTTCAGATTATGACTTTATTAATTAGAAAGAATGAAACGCAATTTGAAAAACATGAATTTGGAGAATTTAGATTTGTTCCTTTATTAGAAGATAAAAATTAA
- a CDS encoding Gfo/Idh/MocA family oxidoreductase has product MLKVGVLGAGHLGKIHLRLLQQSDKYELVGFYDENQENAERISKEFGYKNFSTIAKLIHAVDVIDIVTPTLSHYKCAKVAIKSGKHIFIEKPIANTVEEAEEIIALAKEYNVKGQVGHVERFNPAFIATKNMIENPMFIETHRLAEFNPRGTDVPVVLDLMIHDIDAILSVVNSKVKDIHASGVSVISETPDIANARIEFENGCVANLTASRISLKNMRKSRFFQKDAYISVDFLEKKCEVVRMKDAPEVPGDFDMILQNAEGVKKQIYFTNPDVEQNNAILDELESFANAINTDTTPVVTLEQATDALRVAYQIIECFDK; this is encoded by the coding sequence ATGTTAAAAGTAGGAGTTTTAGGTGCTGGTCATCTTGGTAAAATACATTTACGCTTATTACAACAATCTGACAAATACGAATTAGTTGGATTTTACGACGAAAATCAAGAAAATGCCGAAAGAATCTCAAAAGAGTTTGGCTATAAAAATTTCAGCACTATTGCAAAACTTATTCACGCTGTCGACGTGATTGATATTGTTACTCCTACCCTTTCGCACTACAAATGCGCAAAAGTTGCCATTAAATCAGGAAAACATATTTTTATTGAAAAACCAATTGCAAATACGGTTGAGGAAGCTGAAGAAATTATCGCTTTAGCAAAAGAATACAATGTAAAAGGGCAAGTTGGACATGTTGAGCGCTTTAATCCTGCTTTTATTGCCACAAAAAATATGATCGAAAATCCGATGTTTATAGAAACGCATCGTTTGGCTGAATTTAATCCACGCGGAACAGACGTTCCTGTAGTTCTTGATTTAATGATTCATGATATTGACGCTATTTTAAGTGTTGTTAATTCAAAAGTAAAAGATATTCACGCAAGCGGTGTATCTGTTATTAGTGAAACTCCAGATATTGCCAATGCGAGAATCGAATTCGAAAATGGCTGTGTTGCTAATTTAACTGCTAGTAGAATTTCGTTGAAAAATATGCGTAAATCACGTTTCTTTCAAAAAGATGCTTACATCTCTGTAGACTTTTTGGAGAAAAAATGTGAAGTCGTTCGTATGAAAGATGCGCCAGAAGTTCCTGGAGATTTTGATATGATTTTACAAAATGCAGAAGGTGTAAAAAAACAAATCTATTTTACCAATCCTGATGTTGAGCAAAATAACGCGATTTTAGATGAATTAGAATCTTTTGCAAATGCAATCAATACAGATACTACTCCAGTTGTAACATTAGAACAAGCAACTGATGCTTTACGTGTAGCCTATCAAATAATCGAATGTTTCGATAAATAG
- a CDS encoding 3-hydroxyacyl-CoA dehydrogenase NAD-binding domain-containing protein — MKTIAVIGAGTMGNGIAHTFAQSGFTVKLIDVSEKSLDKGMATIATNLERMLAKGTITQEDVAKTITNIITYTEIKDGVVGVDLVVEAATENVELKLNIFKQLNEYCSHNTILATNTSSISITQIGSVVAHPERVIGMHFMNPVPIMKLVEIIRGYNTSDEVTKIIMTLSEKLGKVPVEVNDYPGFVANRILMPMLNEAIETLYNKVAGVYEIDTVMKLGMGHPMGPLQLADFIGLDVCLAILNVMYEGFKNPKYAPCPLLVNMVRAGKLGVKSGEGFYDYSESKKAEKISKQFL, encoded by the coding sequence ATGAAAACAATAGCTGTAATTGGAGCAGGAACAATGGGCAACGGCATTGCTCATACATTCGCGCAAAGCGGATTTACTGTAAAATTAATTGACGTTTCTGAAAAATCATTAGATAAAGGAATGGCAACTATTGCAACCAATTTAGAACGTATGCTTGCAAAAGGAACAATTACGCAAGAAGATGTTGCTAAAACAATCACTAATATTATTACTTATACAGAAATTAAAGATGGTGTTGTTGGCGTTGATTTGGTTGTTGAAGCTGCAACAGAAAACGTTGAATTGAAACTAAATATCTTCAAACAATTAAATGAATATTGTTCTCACAATACCATTTTAGCTACTAATACGTCTTCAATTTCCATTACACAAATCGGATCTGTTGTTGCACATCCTGAACGTGTTATCGGAATGCACTTTATGAATCCTGTTCCAATTATGAAATTGGTTGAAATCATTCGCGGGTACAATACAAGCGATGAAGTAACCAAAATTATCATGACTTTATCTGAAAAATTAGGAAAAGTTCCTGTTGAAGTAAACGATTATCCTGGTTTTGTGGCAAACAGAATTTTAATGCCAATGCTAAACGAGGCAATCGAAACATTATACAACAAAGTTGCAGGAGTTTACGAAATTGACACGGTAATGAAATTAGGAATGGGACATCCAATGGGACCGCTTCAATTAGCAGATTTTATTGGCCTTGATGTTTGTCTTGCCATTTTAAATGTCATGTACGAAGGTTTCAAAAATCCAAAATATGCTCCTTGCCCATTATTAGTAAATATGGTGAGAGCTGGGAAATTGGGAGTGAAATCTGGAGAAGGTTTTTACGATTATAGCGAAAGCAAAAAAGCAGAGAAAATCTCGAAGCAGTTTTTATAA
- a CDS encoding YggS family pyridoxal phosphate-dependent enzyme, giving the protein MSIASNLNTIKTSLPEHVTLVAVSKTKPVSDLMQAYEAGQRIFGENKIQEMTEKWEEMPKDIQWHMIGHVQSNKVKFMAPYVTLIHGVDSLKLLQEINKQALKNNRIIDCLLQIYIAEEESKFGLDENELNELLTSVEFKELKNIRILGLMGMATFTEDQNQIKKEFTHLKSIFDSIKNLKTENCSLNTISMGMSGDYQLAIECGSTMVRIGSSIFGGR; this is encoded by the coding sequence ATGTCAATAGCATCAAACTTAAATACAATTAAAACTTCATTACCTGAACACGTAACTCTCGTTGCTGTTTCAAAAACAAAACCTGTTTCAGACTTGATGCAGGCTTATGAAGCTGGGCAGCGTATTTTTGGAGAAAACAAAATTCAGGAAATGACCGAAAAATGGGAAGAAATGCCAAAAGACATTCAATGGCATATGATTGGTCACGTTCAGTCGAATAAAGTCAAATTTATGGCGCCTTATGTGACTTTAATTCACGGTGTTGACAGTTTGAAATTATTACAAGAAATCAATAAACAAGCTTTAAAAAACAATAGAATAATTGATTGTCTTCTTCAAATTTATATTGCCGAAGAAGAATCTAAATTTGGTTTGGATGAAAACGAATTAAATGAACTTTTAACTTCTGTGGAGTTCAAAGAGTTAAAAAATATTCGTATCTTAGGTTTGATGGGAATGGCAACTTTCACTGAAGACCAAAACCAGATTAAAAAAGAATTTACCCATTTAAAATCCATTTTTGATTCGATAAAAAATCTGAAAACTGAAAACTGCAGCCTGAACACCATATCGATGGGAATGTCTGGAGATTATCAATTAGCGATAGAATGCGGAAGCACAATGGTTCGCATTGGGAGCAGCATTTTTGGAGGAAGATAA
- a CDS encoding exonuclease domain-containing protein yields the protein MYAILDIETTGGQFNEEGITEIAIYKFDGHEVVDQFISLVNPEIPIQPFVVKLTGINNAMLQSAPKFYEVAKRIIEITSDCVIVAHNASFDYRILRTEFRRLGYDFEAKTLCTVELAKKLIPEQPSYSLGKLVRALGIPMADRHRASGDAMATTKLFKMLLEKDVEKTIVKDFIKLEVEKGISPKFLDLINQMPPKTGVYYIYNEAGTLIYIGKSQNIKKRVNQHFTGITTKSKRIQAEVFTITYDETGSELIALLKESQEVKINRPRYNRSQKKSVFPFALYAEKDANGYINLKLEKADGRKREITSYASLQEGKNALFKITAKYFLCQKLTGLYQSKKECFQYKIKECDGACIGEVAPETYNLRVQQFISENSFENKSMILIDRGRNVNERSAILIENGAYKGYAYYDLNYQITNIEILKNILIPMQHNRDVKNIIQNYIRKSKSLKILHL from the coding sequence TTGTACGCAATACTAGACATAGAAACCACTGGGGGACAATTTAATGAAGAGGGAATTACCGAAATCGCTATCTACAAATTTGATGGGCATGAAGTAGTTGATCAATTCATAAGCCTTGTCAATCCTGAAATTCCAATCCAACCGTTTGTTGTAAAACTGACCGGAATCAATAATGCTATGTTACAGTCGGCTCCAAAATTCTATGAAGTTGCGAAACGCATTATCGAAATTACTTCAGACTGCGTTATCGTGGCTCATAACGCATCTTTTGACTATAGAATTCTTAGAACCGAATTTCGACGTTTAGGCTACGATTTTGAAGCTAAAACCCTTTGTACCGTCGAATTAGCTAAAAAATTAATTCCAGAACAACCTTCATACAGTTTAGGAAAACTAGTTCGTGCACTCGGAATCCCAATGGCAGACAGACATCGTGCCAGCGGAGATGCCATGGCAACGACTAAACTTTTCAAAATGCTTTTAGAAAAAGATGTTGAAAAAACAATCGTAAAAGATTTTATAAAACTAGAAGTCGAAAAAGGAATTTCTCCAAAGTTTCTGGATTTAATTAATCAAATGCCTCCAAAAACAGGTGTTTATTATATATACAACGAAGCAGGTACTCTAATTTATATTGGTAAAAGTCAAAATATCAAAAAAAGAGTAAATCAGCATTTTACAGGAATTACAACCAAAAGCAAAAGAATTCAGGCAGAAGTTTTTACAATCACTTATGACGAAACGGGAAGCGAATTAATTGCACTATTAAAAGAAAGTCAGGAAGTAAAAATCAACCGACCACGATACAATCGTTCGCAAAAGAAAAGCGTTTTTCCTTTTGCTCTATATGCTGAAAAAGATGCTAATGGATACATCAATCTAAAACTTGAAAAAGCTGATGGACGTAAAAGAGAAATTACATCGTACGCATCTTTACAAGAAGGCAAAAATGCACTTTTCAAAATCACGGCAAAATACTTTTTGTGTCAAAAACTGACTGGTTTATACCAATCTAAAAAAGAATGCTTTCAATATAAAATCAAAGAATGTGACGGCGCATGCATAGGCGAAGTTGCTCCAGAAACTTACAATTTAAGAGTTCAGCAATTTATTTCAGAAAATAGTTTTGAAAACAAAAGCATGATTTTAATAGACAGAGGCAGAAATGTTAATGAAAGAAGTGCCATTTTGATCGAAAATGGAGCTTACAAAGGTTACGCTTACTACGATTTGAATTATCAAATCACGAATATTGAAATATTAAAAAACATTCTTATTCCGATGCAGCACAATCGCGATGTAAAAAATATTATTCAAAACTACATTCGAAAAAGTAAATCACTAAAAATACTTCATCTTTAA
- a CDS encoding ion transporter codes for MKNTKSQYEIFREKVKIVLYGTNTILGRMFDLVLLGLILLSVLLIMLDTVQGISSKYHEQLIICEWVITIFFTIEYILRIISIQKPVKYIFSFYGIIDLLAVLPMYLSIFFPGASILSIVRALRFLRLFKILHIPQINHQSLQLKEAIEASKEKILVFIYFVLISTVIIGTTMYLVEGRESGFTSIPMGIYWTIVTLTTVGYGDISPQTPLGQFIAAFVMILGYGIIAVPTGIVTAEFAKSSLRNNSVSGKKTCRKCQSQVHFDNAKYCYECGTELPNN; via the coding sequence ATGAAAAACACAAAATCACAGTACGAAATCTTTAGAGAAAAGGTCAAAATCGTTCTATATGGCACTAATACCATTTTAGGACGAATGTTCGATTTAGTATTACTGGGTTTAATTTTACTGAGCGTTCTTTTAATAATGTTAGATACCGTTCAGGGAATCAGCTCTAAATACCACGAACAACTAATAATCTGCGAATGGGTAATTACAATATTCTTTACAATCGAATATATTTTAAGGATAATATCGATTCAAAAACCTGTTAAATACATTTTCAGTTTTTACGGAATTATCGATTTACTTGCCGTTTTACCAATGTATTTATCTATCTTTTTTCCTGGCGCAAGCATTCTATCGATTGTAAGAGCATTACGTTTCTTGCGATTATTCAAAATTTTACATATTCCGCAAATTAACCATCAATCCTTACAATTAAAAGAAGCCATAGAAGCCAGTAAAGAAAAGATTCTAGTTTTTATCTATTTTGTGCTCATCAGTACTGTAATAATCGGAACCACAATGTACTTAGTCGAAGGTAGAGAATCAGGATTTACAAGTATTCCAATGGGAATTTATTGGACAATCGTAACATTAACAACAGTTGGTTACGGAGATATTTCGCCACAAACGCCACTTGGACAATTTATAGCAGCATTTGTTATGATTTTAGGCTACGGAATTATCGCCGTTCCAACCGGAATTGTAACTGCCGAATTTGCCAAAAGCAGTTTAAGAAATAATTCTGTAAGCGGAAAAAAAACATGCCGAAAATGTCAGTCACAAGTGCATTTTGACAACGCAAAATATTGTTACGAATGCGGAACAGAACTTCCAAATAATTAA
- the miaA gene encoding tRNA (adenosine(37)-N6)-dimethylallyltransferase MiaA translates to MKYLITIVGPTAIGKTALSIALAQHFKCEIVSCDSRQFFKEMTIGTAVPSQEELNSAQHHFIQNKSIFENYTVGDYEKEALAKIEELFQTNDFVILIGGSGLYVDAILKGFDEFPEIDPKVRSEVNSNYEKLGIEYLQEQLKSLDPEYYQKITLENPQTLQNPQRMMRFVEVCIGAQKPYSSFLNQKKNNRDFTPILIGLDADREIIYSRINQRVDIMMNEGLLKEAEALYPNKALNALQTVGYRELFSYFDGEFTLPFAIEEIKKNTRRFSKRQLTWFKRNENTKWFDYATDRKEIISYIENLLK, encoded by the coding sequence ATGAAATACCTAATTACCATTGTCGGACCAACAGCTATAGGCAAAACAGCCTTGAGTATTGCTTTGGCACAACATTTTAAATGCGAAATCGTTTCTTGCGACAGCCGTCAGTTTTTCAAAGAAATGACTATCGGAACCGCAGTTCCAAGTCAAGAAGAATTAAATTCAGCCCAACATCATTTCATTCAAAATAAATCTATTTTTGAGAACTATACTGTTGGTGATTACGAAAAAGAAGCTTTAGCTAAAATTGAAGAACTATTCCAGACCAATGATTTTGTAATTCTAATTGGCGGCTCAGGATTATACGTCGATGCTATTTTAAAAGGCTTTGACGAATTTCCTGAAATTGATCCCAAAGTTCGCTCAGAAGTAAATTCAAACTACGAAAAACTCGGAATCGAATATCTTCAGGAACAATTAAAAAGTTTAGATCCAGAATATTATCAAAAAATAACTTTAGAAAATCCGCAGACTTTACAAAACCCACAACGAATGATGCGTTTTGTAGAAGTTTGTATTGGCGCTCAAAAACCATATTCATCTTTTCTGAATCAAAAGAAAAACAACCGAGACTTCACTCCTATTTTAATTGGTTTAGATGCCGATCGAGAAATCATTTACAGCAGAATCAACCAACGTGTTGATATTATGATGAACGAAGGATTATTAAAAGAAGCCGAAGCACTTTATCCTAACAAAGCGTTAAATGCGCTCCAAACGGTCGGTTATAGAGAATTATTTAGTTATTTTGACGGAGAATTCACTTTGCCTTTTGCAATAGAAGAAATCAAAAAGAACACGCGAAGATTCTCTAAAAGACAATTAACGTGGTTCAAACGAAACGAAAATACAAAATGGTTTGATTACGCGACAGATAGAAAAGAAATCATAAGTTACATAGAAAACCTTCTAAAGTAA